A genomic window from Pirellulaceae bacterium includes:
- a CDS encoding galactitol-1-phosphate 5-dehydrogenase encodes MKAMLLTDYQKLEIVDMPTPDIGPEDMLVRVQACGICGSDIHGWDGSSGRRRPPLIMGHEAAGIVAAVGSRVTEYREGDRVTFDSTVSCGRCHYCRRGSINLCQQRQVLGVACDEFRRHGAFAELVAVPQNICYRLPDDLPFEHAALIEAVSIAVHAANRTPVKLGDSAVVVGCGMIGLLVVQAIRLAGCSQVMAVDLDDTKLSLAKRFGASHCMNPQQSDVIQQILSHTHGRGADVALEVVGASSTVGTAIDCTRRGGAITLVGNISPQVELPLQKVVTRELSLYGSCASNGEIPQCIDLLSRGLIQVQPLITALAKLSDGPDWFARLYAGLPGAMKVVLQPNAN; translated from the coding sequence ATGAAAGCCATGCTGCTGACCGATTATCAGAAGCTTGAAATCGTCGATATGCCTACGCCTGATATCGGGCCTGAGGATATGCTGGTTCGAGTCCAAGCCTGTGGCATCTGCGGCAGCGACATTCATGGCTGGGATGGCTCCAGCGGTCGTCGTCGCCCGCCGCTGATCATGGGACACGAAGCCGCTGGAATAGTTGCCGCCGTCGGCAGCCGTGTTACCGAGTACAGAGAAGGCGATCGAGTGACCTTCGACTCCACCGTTTCTTGCGGCCGATGCCATTACTGCCGACGGGGCTCGATTAATCTATGCCAGCAGAGACAGGTGCTGGGAGTGGCCTGCGACGAATTCCGTAGACACGGAGCGTTTGCGGAACTAGTCGCCGTGCCACAGAATATCTGCTATCGCTTGCCGGACGATTTACCTTTTGAACACGCTGCACTAATTGAAGCCGTGTCCATCGCTGTTCATGCGGCTAACAGGACACCGGTGAAGCTTGGCGATTCAGCAGTGGTCGTGGGCTGCGGAATGATTGGGCTGCTGGTCGTGCAAGCCATTCGGTTGGCCGGCTGCTCGCAAGTCATGGCTGTTGATCTGGACGATACCAAGTTGTCGCTCGCCAAACGATTCGGCGCGTCTCACTGCATGAATCCTCAACAATCCGATGTGATTCAGCAGATCCTTAGCCACACACACGGCCGTGGTGCCGATGTTGCTTTGGAGGTTGTCGGAGCTTCCTCAACCGTAGGAACCGCCATCGACTGCACGCGTCGCGGTGGTGCCATTACGTTGGTCGGCAACATATCACCTCAAGTCGAACTGCCGCTGCAAAAGGTTGTCACTCGCGAACTGTCGCTCTATGGCAGTTGCGCTTCGAACGGCGAAATTCCGCAATGCATTGACCTGCTTAGTCGTGGGCTCATCCAGGTCCAACCGCTGATCACAGCGCTGGCCAAACTGAGCGACGGTCCAGACTGGTTCGCACGCCTGTACGCCGGCCTGCCCGGTGCCATGAAGGTTGTCTTGCAGCCCAATGCCAATTGA
- the lpdA gene encoding dihydrolipoyl dehydrogenase, producing MHSELVVLGGGPGGYAAAFLAADLGIPVTLVEAESRLGGTCLLRGCIPSKALLHVAQVISEVDHLRQDWGVHYDPPRIDIQQIRQRKEKVIQTLSSGLSGLAKRRGVRVIQAKGIFENSTTLRLDGDHESIPTERQMTFDHCVLATGSVPAMPASFDIGSPLVFDSTGALALDDIPKTLLVVGGGYIGLEMGSVYASLGSQVTVVELLDGLLMGADRDLVKPLEKRLQHLFGKRIYLNTKVGSLAEVGGQVEVTFEGSGKFGHERFDRVLVSVGRRPVTRGLGLETTGVQLDQRGFAVCDSQQRTADPHIFAIGDVAGEPMLAHKAAHEAKVAIEVIHGKNVAFDKAAIPAVVFTDPEIAWAGLTEEQAKQAGRDVAIETYPWAASGRAQALGRTDGLTKWIIDPQSQRVLGCGIVGHGAGELIAEAVLAIEMGCEVRDITDSIHPHPTLSETLMNAGEVFFGTATEIYKPKRSAAPATK from the coding sequence ATGCATAGCGAACTGGTCGTTCTGGGTGGTGGTCCCGGTGGTTATGCTGCCGCGTTTCTGGCTGCCGACTTGGGTATCCCAGTTACTCTGGTCGAAGCCGAATCGCGACTGGGCGGTACCTGCCTGCTGCGCGGTTGCATTCCGTCAAAAGCTCTGCTGCATGTGGCTCAAGTCATTTCTGAGGTCGACCATCTCCGCCAAGACTGGGGCGTACATTATGATCCTCCGCGCATCGACATCCAGCAGATTCGCCAGCGCAAAGAAAAGGTAATCCAAACGCTCAGTAGTGGCCTGTCGGGCTTGGCCAAACGTCGGGGCGTTCGAGTCATTCAGGCCAAAGGCATCTTTGAGAACTCAACGACGCTGCGACTGGATGGTGACCACGAGTCAATCCCGACCGAACGCCAGATGACCTTTGACCACTGCGTACTTGCCACCGGCAGCGTCCCGGCGATGCCAGCCAGTTTCGATATCGGCAGCCCGTTGGTGTTCGATTCTACCGGCGCTCTGGCGTTGGACGACATTCCCAAAACATTGCTGGTTGTCGGCGGCGGTTATATCGGTCTGGAGATGGGCAGTGTTTACGCTAGCCTGGGCAGCCAGGTCACCGTAGTCGAACTGCTGGACGGTCTGCTGATGGGTGCCGATCGCGACTTGGTCAAGCCGCTGGAAAAGCGGCTTCAACATCTGTTTGGCAAACGCATTTATTTAAACACTAAAGTCGGCTCGCTGGCGGAAGTTGGTGGACAAGTCGAAGTCACTTTCGAAGGTAGTGGCAAATTCGGACATGAGCGCTTTGACCGCGTGCTGGTTAGCGTTGGCCGACGTCCAGTCACGCGCGGACTCGGCCTGGAAACCACCGGCGTGCAGCTAGACCAGCGCGGTTTCGCAGTCTGTGATTCTCAGCAGCGTACGGCTGACCCTCACATCTTCGCAATTGGCGATGTGGCTGGCGAACCCATGTTAGCTCACAAAGCTGCGCACGAAGCCAAAGTGGCCATCGAAGTGATCCATGGTAAGAATGTGGCTTTTGATAAAGCGGCCATACCAGCCGTCGTGTTCACCGACCCTGAAATTGCCTGGGCTGGTTTGACTGAAGAACAAGCCAAGCAAGCTGGTCGCGATGTAGCCATTGAAACGTACCCCTGGGCAGCCAGCGGTCGCGCCCAAGCCCTTGGTCGCACCGATGGACTGACCAAATGGATTATCGATCCTCAATCTCAGCGTGTTCTGGGCTGTGGCATCGTCGGACACGGTGCTGGCGAACTGATTGCCGAAGCCGTACTGGCCATCGAAATGGGCTGTGAAGTTCGCGATATCACCGACAGCATTCACCCACATCCGACGCTCAGCGAAACACTGATGAATGCCGGTGAAGTCTTCTTTGGTACCGCCACCGAAATCTACAAACCCAAGCGATCCGCCGCACCAGCCACCAAGTAG
- the rpsD gene encoding 30S ribosomal protein S4: MARYTGPKARINRRLSALIYESAGAVRASERRDSPPGMHPRGRKTSNYGAALTEKQKIKYYYGLGERQLRRYYEKASAGKGNTALDLLTMCERRLDNVVRRAGFTKTRPQARQGIVHGHFRVNGQKVSKPSFLLRAGDVVEIRGRENLKSFYRGIIANNPPQSLDWLSFDTENLMATVLSLPTANDISLPVNGNIVVEFLAR; this comes from the coding sequence ATGGCACGTTACACTGGTCCAAAGGCTCGTATCAATCGACGACTCAGCGCACTCATTTACGAAAGCGCCGGCGCAGTACGCGCCAGCGAACGTCGCGATAGCCCTCCCGGAATGCATCCGCGCGGTCGCAAGACTAGCAACTATGGTGCGGCTTTAACAGAAAAGCAAAAGATCAAATACTACTACGGCTTGGGCGAACGCCAGCTGCGCCGCTACTACGAGAAAGCTTCGGCAGGCAAAGGCAATACGGCTCTCGACCTGCTGACCATGTGCGAGCGGCGACTGGACAACGTGGTGCGACGAGCTGGATTCACCAAAACGCGACCTCAGGCACGACAAGGCATTGTACACGGTCACTTTCGAGTCAACGGTCAAAAGGTCAGCAAGCCCAGCTTCCTGCTGCGCGCCGGAGACGTCGTGGAAATCCGTGGCCGCGAGAACTTGAAAAGTTTCTATCGTGGCATCATCGCGAATAATCCGCCGCAATCGCTGGACTGGCTCTCTTTTGATACGGAAAACTTGATGGCTACCGTACTCAGCCTGCCAACAGCCAACGATATCAGCTTACCGGTCAATGGAAATATCGTGGTCGAGTTCCTGGCTCGCTAA
- the typA gene encoding translational GTPase TypA → MRRNDLRNIVIIAHVDHGKTSLVDCLLRQSGQFRESQLQGTQILDSNDLERERGITILSKNISLPYKGVKINIIDTPGHADFGGEVERVVRMADGALVLVDAAEGPMPQTRFVLSKALEVGVKPIVVINKIDRPDARSAEVLDEALELLVDLGGEQYLEQFDYIFTSAKEGYAAYNPTQPTKSMEPLLDMVLEKIPGPEVQPNAPLQLLVTNLDWSEYVGRIAVGRIEAGTLKTNQPIDLIKADGPQPVQVSTVWTFDKLGRVEVAEATAGDIAAVVGMEQVEIGDTLCARGENCPLPRLTVDEPTLEMVFSVNNSPFAGREGKYVTTRQIRGRLERELERNVALRMTPVEGAEAYAVRGRGVLHLAVLIETMRREGFEFSVGKPTVVLREINGKMHEPYETLSVEVPEDKVGPVMELVGARRGLLEQMLPRGSYSLLQFDIPARGLIGLRTRLLNATQGTAIIHHRYNGYKAREGEVPGRSNGVLVSMVTGKAVGFALFGLQDRSELFVAPGDEVYEGMIVGENARDNDLTVNPCREKKLTNIRAAGSDENIILKPPRELFLEAALEYIESDELVEITPKSIRLRKMSLRESDRRRQTRAAATR, encoded by the coding sequence ATGCGCCGCAATGACTTACGGAATATTGTGATCATCGCCCACGTCGACCATGGGAAGACTTCATTGGTTGATTGTCTCTTGCGGCAAAGCGGCCAGTTCCGCGAATCCCAGTTGCAAGGCACCCAGATTCTGGACAGCAACGATCTGGAGCGCGAGCGGGGAATTACCATTCTAAGCAAAAATATTTCGCTGCCCTACAAAGGCGTGAAAATCAACATCATCGACACGCCGGGCCACGCCGACTTTGGTGGTGAGGTGGAGCGCGTGGTGCGGATGGCCGATGGTGCTCTGGTATTGGTGGACGCCGCTGAAGGCCCCATGCCGCAAACTCGATTTGTGCTATCCAAGGCCCTGGAAGTTGGCGTCAAACCCATCGTGGTCATAAACAAGATCGACCGCCCAGACGCACGATCTGCCGAGGTACTGGATGAAGCCCTCGAGCTGCTGGTTGATTTGGGTGGCGAGCAGTATCTCGAGCAGTTTGACTACATCTTTACATCTGCCAAGGAAGGTTATGCGGCCTACAATCCGACTCAGCCCACTAAGTCAATGGAGCCGCTGCTGGACATGGTGCTAGAGAAGATTCCCGGTCCAGAAGTCCAGCCCAATGCGCCGTTGCAATTGTTGGTAACCAATCTGGACTGGTCCGAATACGTCGGCCGGATTGCCGTTGGCCGGATCGAAGCCGGTACGTTGAAGACAAACCAGCCGATCGACCTGATCAAGGCAGATGGACCGCAGCCTGTGCAAGTTTCTACCGTTTGGACCTTTGATAAATTGGGTCGCGTGGAAGTAGCTGAGGCCACCGCCGGCGACATTGCGGCCGTTGTCGGAATGGAGCAGGTAGAAATCGGCGACACCCTGTGCGCGCGTGGTGAGAACTGTCCACTGCCACGTTTAACGGTCGATGAACCGACATTGGAAATGGTATTCAGCGTCAATAATTCGCCGTTTGCTGGCCGCGAAGGCAAATATGTTACCACGCGGCAAATTCGTGGACGCTTGGAACGCGAACTGGAACGCAACGTTGCCTTGCGCATGACGCCCGTGGAAGGAGCGGAGGCCTATGCGGTGCGGGGGCGAGGCGTGTTACACTTGGCGGTGCTCATCGAAACCATGCGCCGTGAGGGATTTGAATTTTCGGTCGGTAAGCCAACCGTCGTGCTGCGCGAAATCAACGGCAAGATGCATGAGCCTTATGAGACGCTGAGTGTCGAGGTGCCGGAGGATAAGGTTGGTCCGGTGATGGAATTGGTCGGTGCACGACGCGGACTGTTAGAACAGATGCTGCCGCGCGGGTCGTACTCGTTGTTGCAATTTGATATTCCTGCACGCGGATTGATTGGACTGCGTACTCGGCTACTCAATGCCACGCAGGGTACGGCTATTATTCACCACCGCTACAATGGCTATAAGGCTCGCGAAGGCGAAGTACCTGGACGCAGCAACGGGGTATTGGTGTCGATGGTCACCGGCAAGGCGGTAGGCTTCGCGCTGTTTGGTTTACAGGATCGCAGCGAACTGTTCGTAGCTCCCGGTGACGAAGTGTACGAAGGAATGATCGTGGGCGAAAACGCTCGCGACAACGATCTGACCGTCAACCCTTGTCGCGAAAAGAAGCTGACCAATATTCGAGCTGCAGGGAGCGACGAGAACATCATTCTCAAGCCGCCAAGAGAATTGTTTCTTGAAGCAGCCCTGGAATATATCGAGTCCGATGAATTGGTCGAGATCACCCCCAAATCGATTCGGCTGCGGAAAATGAGCCTCCGTGAATCCGATCGCCGCCGTCAAACTCGGGCTGCGGCAACGCGGTGA
- the aspS gene encoding aspartate--tRNA ligase: MLRTHTCGELRNSHVGQQVSLCGWVDTSREYGKLVFVDLRDRYGKTQVVFDPDSGLESLQLAKSLRGEDVVLVRGTVRSRLEGKDNSKLATGEIELQANDLEVLNRCKTPPFFPDSGDLPGEDIRLKYRYLDLRRQSMQHTLLLRSRIIKTIRDYFAEQDFIDVETPILGRSTPEGARDYLVPSRVHWGHFFALPQSPQLYKQILMVAGYDRYVQIARCFRDEDLRADRQPEFTQLDMEMSFVNADDIIGMIDGLVARLAKQLLDIDLKLPLPRMTYDEAMRRFGSDAPDLRYGMEIVDCSQLAKQTEFRVFRGAVDSGGMVRGIKVDGCAEAFSRKRIDELTDFVKHDFGAKGLAWFRVEPDGTLWSPISKNLEPALLDGIKAAFQAQPGDLMLLLADSWEVTCKGLNGLRRRLATELKLYDPGQMNFSWVVEFPMFEHDAQEDRWVAMHHPFTAPRDQDLARLSSDPQACRAKAYDLVINGYEAGGGTIRIHDSQVQQQVFNLLGISDEMAEERFGFLLDALRYGAPPHGGIALGIDRVVMLFGGLDNIRDCIAFPKTQRAMDMMTEAPGTVDAKQLHELHIAVETPPSKP; encoded by the coding sequence TTGCTACGTACACATACTTGCGGAGAATTGCGAAACAGCCACGTCGGCCAGCAGGTCAGCCTATGTGGTTGGGTGGATACATCCAGAGAGTACGGCAAGCTGGTCTTTGTGGACCTGCGGGATCGTTACGGCAAGACGCAAGTCGTCTTTGATCCCGACAGTGGGCTGGAGTCGCTGCAATTGGCCAAAAGCTTGCGTGGCGAGGACGTCGTGCTGGTTCGCGGTACGGTCAGGTCCCGCCTGGAAGGCAAGGACAACAGCAAGCTGGCCACGGGTGAAATCGAGCTTCAGGCTAACGACCTGGAGGTGCTGAACCGCTGCAAGACGCCACCGTTTTTCCCCGACAGCGGTGACCTCCCCGGCGAGGACATCCGGCTGAAGTATCGCTATTTGGATTTGCGTCGCCAGTCGATGCAGCACACTCTGTTGCTGCGTAGCCGAATCATCAAAACCATTCGCGACTATTTCGCAGAACAAGATTTCATCGACGTGGAAACGCCCATTTTGGGGCGTAGCACTCCGGAAGGAGCCCGCGATTACTTGGTTCCCAGCCGCGTGCACTGGGGGCACTTCTTCGCGCTGCCTCAGTCGCCACAATTGTATAAACAGATTCTCATGGTGGCTGGCTATGATCGCTATGTGCAAATCGCTCGCTGCTTCCGTGACGAGGATCTTCGCGCCGATCGGCAGCCCGAATTCACGCAGCTCGACATGGAAATGTCTTTCGTTAATGCCGACGACATCATCGGCATGATTGACGGTTTGGTTGCCAGACTGGCCAAACAGTTGCTGGACATCGATCTGAAGCTGCCGTTACCGCGAATGACCTACGACGAAGCCATGCGCCGGTTCGGCAGCGATGCGCCTGACCTGCGCTACGGTATGGAGATCGTCGACTGCAGCCAATTGGCCAAACAGACCGAGTTTCGCGTATTTCGCGGCGCGGTTGATTCAGGTGGAATGGTTCGGGGTATCAAAGTCGATGGCTGCGCCGAGGCCTTCTCTCGCAAGCGAATCGACGAACTGACCGATTTCGTCAAGCACGATTTTGGCGCTAAAGGCTTGGCTTGGTTCCGTGTGGAACCAGACGGAACACTGTGGTCGCCCATCAGCAAGAATCTCGAGCCCGCACTCCTAGACGGTATCAAGGCTGCGTTTCAAGCGCAACCTGGCGATTTAATGTTACTGCTGGCCGACTCGTGGGAAGTTACGTGCAAGGGACTCAATGGGTTGCGCCGTCGACTGGCCACCGAACTGAAGCTGTATGACCCTGGCCAAATGAATTTTTCTTGGGTCGTGGAATTCCCCATGTTCGAGCACGACGCGCAGGAAGATCGCTGGGTAGCCATGCACCACCCATTCACCGCACCGCGTGATCAAGACTTGGCCAGGCTCAGTTCCGATCCCCAAGCCTGTCGCGCGAAAGCCTATGATCTGGTAATCAACGGCTACGAAGCCGGTGGCGGCACCATCCGAATTCACGATAGCCAAGTGCAACAACAGGTGTTCAATCTGCTGGGCATCTCGGACGAAATGGCCGAAGAGCGTTTCGGATTCTTGCTGGACGCACTACGTTACGGCGCTCCACCACACGGCGGTATCGCGCTGGGTATTGACCGCGTTGTTATGCTCTTTGGCGGACTGGACAACATCCGCGATTGCATTGCCTTCCCCAAAACGCAGCGGGCGATGGACATGATGACCGAGGCTCCCGGCACCGTGGATGCCAAGCAACTGCACGAACTGCACATCGCAGTCGAAACGCCACCGAGCAAGCCTTGA